A region from the Brassica napus cultivar Da-Ae chromosome A2 unlocalized genomic scaffold, Da-Ae chrA02_Random_1, whole genome shotgun sequence genome encodes:
- the LOC125593926 gene encoding transcription factor MYB92-like: protein MGRSPSSDDSGLKKGPWTPEEDEKLVNYVQKHGHSSWRALPKLAGLNRCGKSCRLRWTNYLRPDIKRGKFSPDEEQTILNLHAVLGNKWSTIANHLPGRTDNEIKNFWNTHLKKKLIQMGIDPMTHLPRTDIFSSLSQLMSLSSNLRGFVDMQQQFPNGQDQTILKLQTEMAKLQLFQYLLQPPTMSNNISNPNDFDILSLLNSIASFKEITSNNLDLGSYLQDFNSLPSLKTLNSNIGPSSVFPQIPEDNHFKFCNERENLPVSPIWLSDPTNSNQNMLPSLDPSSAVSDDMIRNQYVIEHVNSNLTSSSQESGASASAAWPDHLLDDSIFSDIIP, encoded by the exons ATGGGAAGATCTCCTTCTAGTGATGACTCTGGTCTCAAGAAAGGTCCTTGGACTcctgaagaagatgagaaacTTGTGAACTATGTCCAAAAACATGGCCATAGTAGCTGGAGAGCTCTTCCTAAGCTTGCTG GTCTTAACAGGTGTGGGAAGAGTTGTAGGCTAAGATGGACGAACTACTTGAGACCTGACATCAAGAGAGGGAAATTTTCTCCAGACGAGGAACAAACTATCTTGAACCTTCATGCAGTTCTTGGAAATAA GTGGTCAACGATTGCAAACCACTTACCGGGGAGAACAGACAACGAGATCAAGAACTTCTGGAACACTCATCTGAAGAAAAAGCTGATCCAAATGGGAATAGACCCAATGACTCACCTGCCTAGAACTGATATCTTCTCCAGCTTATCTCAGCTCATGTCTCTGTCCTCTAACTTAAGAGGTTTTGTTGATATGCAGCAACAGTTTCCAAATGGTCAAGACCAAACTATACTGAAACTCCAAACCGAGATGGCCAAACTCCAGTTGTTCCAATACCTTCTCCAACCACCTACCATGAGTAACAACATTAGCAACCCTAATGACTTTGACATTCTCAGTCTCCTTAACTCCATTGCCTCCTTCAAAGAAATTACCAGCAACAATCTAGACCTTGGTTCCTATCTTCAGGACTTTAACAGCTTACCATCCTtaaaaaccctaaactccaacaTTGGACCATCTTCTGTTTTCCCCCAAATTCCTGAAGACAATCACTTCAAGTTCTGTAATGAAAGGGAGAACTTACCAGTATCTCCAATCTGGCTCTCGGATCCTACCAACTCTAACCAGAACATGCTACCATCTCTTGATCCTTCCTCTGCGGTGAGTGATGATATGATTAGAAACCAATATGTTATTGAACATGTCAATAGCAATCTCACCTCTTCAAGTCAAGAGTCAGGAGCTTCAGCTTCAGCTGCATGGCCTGATCATCTATTGGATGATTCCATATTTTCCGACATTATTCCTTAG